A section of the Sphingomonas ginsenosidivorax genome encodes:
- a CDS encoding TonB-dependent receptor plug domain-containing protein gives MKTFILASLFLSTSAFAQEAPKPDAAADSGADAIVVTATRAPTSIDRVAASVTVLDKAAIDRNQDLTVADLLLRTPGVSLSRNGGYGTNTSLRIRGAETDQTVVVIDGVKLNDPSSAGGGYNFANLLVGDASRIEVLRGPQSILWGSQAIGGVVNIVTPLPTRDLEGSFDVESGSRQTVSARAGIGGRTGPLAWRIGGQSFTTDGISVIAPAFGGREKDGYTNRSVTGRAVLDIAQGISADVRGYYSSGRADLDSTIADTADYTLNREFVGYAGLNIDLFDARLRNRVAYGYTDTDRDNYGPARARQKSFDAAGRNQRLEYQGSFAIARGWDATFGVENERSRFRSVSPSASLAVPIPAPARGKAEITGVYGQVSGEIVQGLTLTGGVRNDDHSRYGSKTLVSGGGVWVLPTGTVLRGNYSEGFKAPTLYQLYSEYGNQALAPEQAHGWEAGAEQRFLGGKVALGGTYFERRTTDQIIFSSCPARPTVAANPLCFQPGTTTARSGFYQNIARAFARGIEAVGRAEIGRVSLESNYSWTVSEDRSTGATFGNWLPRRPRHAANASATYTLPGGASLGAAVRWSGMTYDNAANTTRLDDYTLVDLRAELPLSPEVRLFARTENLFDEHYQTAYRYGTLGRSIYAGLRGRF, from the coding sequence GTGAAGACATTTATACTCGCCAGCCTGTTCCTATCCACCTCCGCGTTCGCGCAAGAGGCGCCGAAGCCCGACGCTGCCGCCGACAGCGGCGCCGACGCGATCGTCGTGACCGCAACGCGCGCGCCGACCAGTATCGACCGTGTTGCCGCATCGGTGACGGTGCTCGACAAGGCTGCGATCGACCGCAACCAGGATCTGACCGTCGCCGACCTGCTGTTGCGCACCCCGGGCGTCAGCCTGTCGCGCAACGGCGGCTACGGCACCAACACGAGCCTGCGGATCCGCGGCGCGGAGACCGACCAGACCGTGGTGGTGATCGACGGCGTGAAGCTCAACGACCCGTCGTCGGCGGGTGGTGGCTACAACTTCGCCAACCTGCTGGTCGGCGATGCTAGCCGGATCGAGGTGCTGCGCGGGCCCCAGTCGATCCTGTGGGGCAGCCAGGCGATCGGCGGCGTCGTCAACATCGTCACGCCGCTGCCGACGCGCGACCTGGAGGGCAGTTTCGATGTCGAATCGGGGTCGCGGCAGACGGTCAGCGCGCGTGCCGGGATCGGCGGGCGGACCGGGCCGCTGGCGTGGCGGATCGGCGGGCAGAGCTTCACGACCGACGGCATCTCGGTGATCGCGCCGGCGTTCGGCGGACGCGAGAAGGACGGCTATACCAACCGCAGCGTGACGGGGCGCGCGGTGCTCGACATCGCGCAGGGCATCAGCGCCGATGTCCGCGGCTATTATTCGAGCGGGCGCGCCGATCTCGATTCGACCATCGCGGACACCGCCGACTACACGCTCAACCGCGAGTTCGTCGGCTATGCGGGATTGAACATCGACCTGTTCGACGCACGACTGCGCAACCGCGTCGCCTATGGCTATACCGACACCGACCGCGACAATTACGGGCCGGCGCGCGCACGGCAGAAGTCGTTCGACGCCGCGGGGCGCAACCAGCGGCTCGAATATCAGGGCAGTTTCGCGATCGCCAGGGGCTGGGACGCGACGTTCGGGGTCGAGAACGAGCGGTCGCGCTTCCGCAGCGTGTCGCCGTCCGCCTCGCTCGCGGTGCCGATCCCGGCGCCGGCGCGGGGGAAGGCCGAGATCACCGGCGTCTACGGGCAGGTGAGCGGCGAGATCGTCCAGGGGCTGACGCTGACCGGTGGCGTCCGCAACGACGATCACAGCCGCTACGGGTCGAAGACGCTGGTCTCCGGCGGTGGCGTCTGGGTGCTGCCGACCGGCACCGTGCTGCGCGGCAACTACAGCGAGGGGTTCAAGGCGCCGACCCTGTACCAGCTCTATTCCGAATATGGGAACCAGGCGCTGGCGCCCGAACAGGCGCATGGCTGGGAAGCGGGCGCCGAGCAGCGGTTCCTGGGCGGCAAGGTCGCGCTGGGCGGGACATATTTCGAGCGACGCACGACCGATCAGATCATCTTTTCGAGCTGCCCGGCGCGGCCGACGGTGGCGGCGAACCCGCTCTGTTTCCAGCCGGGGACAACGACGGCACGCTCGGGTTTCTACCAGAATATCGCGCGCGCGTTCGCACGCGGGATCGAAGCAGTCGGTCGCGCGGAGATCGGGCGGGTGAGCCTCGAGTCCAACTATAGCTGGACGGTGTCGGAGGATCGCTCGACGGGCGCGACCTTCGGCAACTGGCTGCCGCGCAGGCCTCGGCATGCGGCCAATGCGTCGGCGACCTATACGCTGCCGGGCGGGGCATCGCTGGGCGCGGCGGTGCGCTGGTCGGGGATGACGTACGACAATGCGGCGAACACGACGCGGCTCGACGACTATACGCTGGTCGACCTTCGCGCCGAGCTGCCGCTGTCGCCCGAGGTCCGGCTGTTCGCGCGGACCGAGAACCTCTTCGACGAGCATTACCAGACCGCGTACCGCTACGGCACGCTGGGCCGCAGTATCTATGCCGGCCTGCGGGGGCGGTTCTGA